Proteins found in one Vagococcus carniphilus genomic segment:
- the murC gene encoding UDP-N-acetylmuramate--L-alanine ligase has protein sequence MEIHKNKTYHFVGIKGSGMSSLALLLHQKGFKVQGSDVEKYFFTQRELEKEGIKILPFSEANITDDLIVIAGNAFPDTHEEIQAALKKGLNVIRYHRFLGEFIKMYTSIAVTGSHGKTSTTGLLAHVLSGIKPTSFLIGDGTGHGEREAEFFAFEACEYRRHFLSYQPDYAIITNVDFDHPDYYESIDDVFSAFQVFGEGVKKGIIAFGDDEYLRKIKTDVPVYYYGATEEDDFQARNIERTTTGSSFDVFYEDKLIGQFIVPAFGFHNVMNALSVISISYLEGLDMELVAKELATFSGVKRRFSEKKVADTILVDDYAHHPAEIKATIDAARQKYPNKEIVAVFQPHTFTRTIALMDDFAASLDLADSVYLCEIFASAREDAGEVKIEDLGNKISKGGTVLSLDDMSPLLNHEEAVVIFMGAGDVQKFQVAYEQLLGNTIRNNM, from the coding sequence ATGGAAATTCATAAAAATAAAACATATCATTTTGTAGGAATCAAAGGTTCAGGCATGAGCTCATTAGCTTTATTATTACATCAAAAAGGCTTTAAAGTTCAAGGATCTGACGTTGAAAAATACTTTTTCACACAAAGAGAACTAGAAAAAGAAGGCATTAAGATTCTTCCATTTAGTGAAGCAAACATTACAGATGATTTAATAGTCATTGCAGGTAATGCTTTTCCTGATACACATGAAGAAATTCAAGCGGCATTAAAAAAAGGTCTAAATGTTATTAGATATCACCGTTTTTTAGGTGAATTTATTAAAATGTATACAAGTATTGCTGTAACAGGTTCTCATGGTAAAACAAGTACGACAGGTTTATTAGCTCATGTTTTATCTGGTATTAAACCAACGAGCTTTTTAATTGGAGATGGAACTGGGCATGGAGAAAGAGAAGCGGAATTCTTTGCTTTTGAAGCTTGTGAGTATCGTCGTCACTTCTTGTCTTACCAACCAGATTATGCAATTATCACTAATGTTGACTTTGACCATCCGGATTATTATGAGAGCATTGATGATGTTTTTAGTGCCTTTCAAGTATTTGGTGAAGGCGTTAAAAAAGGAATCATTGCATTTGGTGATGATGAGTATTTAAGAAAAATTAAAACAGATGTACCTGTTTACTATTATGGTGCAACAGAAGAAGATGATTTCCAAGCTCGAAATATTGAACGCACAACAACTGGTTCAAGTTTTGATGTCTTTTATGAAGATAAATTAATTGGACAATTTATTGTACCGGCATTTGGTTTCCATAATGTGATGAACGCTCTAAGTGTTATTTCAATTAGTTACTTAGAAGGTCTTGATATGGAACTTGTTGCAAAAGAATTAGCAACATTTAGCGGTGTTAAGCGTCGCTTTAGCGAGAAAAAAGTTGCAGATACTATTTTAGTTGATGATTATGCTCATCATCCAGCTGAAATTAAAGCAACAATTGATGCAGCGCGTCAAAAATATCCGAATAAAGAAATTGTGGCTGTTTTCCAACCACATACATTCACTAGAACTATTGCCTTGATGGATGATTTTGCAGCTTCTTTAGATTTAGCTGATAGTGTTTATTTATGTGAAATCTTTGCTTCAGCAAGAGAAGATGCAGGAGAAGTTAAAATTGAAGATTTAGGTAACAAAATCTCTAAAGGTGGAACAGTCTTAAGTTTAGACGACATGTCACCACTTTTAAACCATGAGGAAGCAGTTGTGATTTTCATGGGTGCTGGAGATGTTCAGAAATTTCAAGTTGCATATGAACAACTTTTAGGTAATACTATAAGGAACAATATGTAA
- a CDS encoding alpha/beta hydrolase family protein, producing MQIVSIILILSILSLIGVTFFNKNKTIKKRAIYLTLPLSVILLILIGFRWQLIPILLSVLLGLCFYFFNRKNEKSNNNLFFRILKVSFYAVVCLISILPAIVFPYFQFDKPSGENEVGAKEEYFVDSSRQIKLNNNNKTNRVIKVTLFYPAEVKSESMLQVSQDMNQLSDSLSKAQGISSIFTKHFNSIKTNAYVDAKVKGKKESYPLILFSHGMGSYNTQSTFQMAELASHGYVIASIEHPGDAAVSYTSSRELIPYANEKILGANKEDLSYLDEYNVEWVKDAKVVMNQLQKSNDTISSTINFDKIGYLGFSYGGATALQSLMTDSKIKAAVDLDGALFGPDVPDKGIEKPFLLINSSASIASMIPKKEQTSEEKEYFKELMRKNSLVKGNEVVHEIIPHSNHVSFTDLSASTKILNEKEGNAFKNYHIINQLTLKFFNQHLK from the coding sequence ATGCAAATTGTATCAATTATTTTAATTTTAAGTATTTTAAGCTTAATAGGAGTAACTTTTTTTAATAAAAATAAAACCATTAAAAAAAGAGCTATTTATCTGACTCTTCCGTTGTCAGTGATTTTACTTATTTTAATCGGTTTTAGATGGCAACTTATTCCAATTTTACTAAGTGTTCTTTTAGGGTTATGTTTTTATTTCTTTAATCGAAAGAATGAAAAAAGCAATAATAACTTATTCTTCAGAATTCTAAAGGTCAGTTTTTATGCAGTTGTGTGCTTAATTAGTATTTTACCGGCTATTGTATTTCCTTATTTTCAATTTGATAAACCGAGTGGTGAAAATGAAGTTGGAGCTAAAGAAGAATATTTTGTTGATTCAAGTAGACAAATAAAACTTAACAATAATAATAAAACTAATAGAGTGATAAAAGTAACTCTTTTTTATCCAGCTGAAGTAAAAAGTGAGTCCATGTTACAAGTCAGTCAAGATATGAATCAATTATCAGATTCACTAAGTAAAGCACAAGGTATATCAAGTATTTTTACCAAGCATTTTAATTCAATCAAAACAAATGCCTATGTTGACGCCAAGGTAAAAGGTAAAAAAGAGTCTTATCCATTAATTTTATTTTCTCATGGTATGGGCAGTTACAATACTCAAAGTACCTTTCAAATGGCTGAGCTGGCAAGTCATGGCTATGTCATTGCATCTATTGAGCACCCAGGAGATGCCGCTGTTAGTTACACAAGTAGTAGAGAATTGATTCCATATGCCAATGAGAAAATTCTTGGAGCTAATAAAGAAGATTTGTCTTATTTAGATGAATATAACGTTGAATGGGTTAAAGATGCTAAGGTTGTTATGAATCAGTTACAGAAAAGTAACGATACTATTTCTTCGACCATTAATTTTGATAAAATCGGTTATTTAGGATTTTCGTATGGTGGAGCAACAGCATTACAGAGTTTGATGACGGATTCTAAAATAAAAGCAGCAGTTGACTTGGATGGTGCTCTGTTTGGTCCTGATGTTCCAGATAAAGGAATTGAGAAGCCCTTTTTATTAATAAATTCTTCAGCTTCTATCGCAAGTATGATACCTAAGAAGGAACAAACGAGTGAAGAAAAAGAATATTTCAAAGAATTAATGAGAAAAAATAGTTTAGTTAAAGGAAATGAAGTAGTTCATGAAATTATTCCACATTCGAATCATGTTAGCTTTACTGATTTATCAGCTTCTACAAAGATATTGAATGAAAAAGAAGGAAATGCTTTTAAAAATTATCATATTATTAACCAATTGACATTAAAATTCTTTAATCAACACTTGAAGTAA
- a CDS encoding TetR/AcrR family transcriptional regulator, whose protein sequence is MKHRNFDETREKIINAAARLFVQKGWEKISIQNIVDEVGDISRGAFYHHFKTKNDVIEAVTIELFDNRPDQAMLIFHETENALERFREVLRYSLTTPSKYGVMASLNHLVKTPEFLFKLYTDGKEYSSPQIEQLIEAGNKDGSMNVPYPKATAEALALLFNFWLTIDISELSRIEYQERVNVLKTISNSLGLNVVDSGLESDLVTVYDSVNKNK, encoded by the coding sequence ATGAAACATAGAAATTTTGATGAAACAAGAGAGAAGATAATTAATGCGGCTGCTAGATTGTTTGTTCAAAAAGGATGGGAGAAAATTTCCATTCAAAATATAGTGGATGAAGTGGGAGATATTTCAAGAGGCGCATTTTATCATCATTTTAAAACTAAGAATGACGTTATTGAAGCTGTCACAATTGAGTTATTTGATAATCGCCCTGATCAAGCGATGCTCATTTTTCATGAGACAGAAAATGCTCTAGAACGATTCAGAGAGGTTTTAAGATATAGTTTAACAACACCTTCAAAGTATGGTGTCATGGCTTCTTTAAATCATTTAGTAAAAACACCAGAATTTTTGTTTAAACTTTATACTGATGGAAAAGAGTATTCTTCCCCTCAAATTGAACAGTTGATTGAAGCTGGGAATAAAGACGGCTCAATGAACGTTCCTTATCCAAAAGCTACTGCAGAAGCATTAGCTTTGCTTTTTAATTTTTGGTTAACAATAGACATTAGTGAACTCTCAAGAATAGAATATCAAGAAAGAGTGAATGTCTTAAAAACTATTTCAAATAGTCTTGGTTTAAACGTTGTTGATAGTGGTCTTGAATCAGATTTGGTGACTGTTTATGATTCGGTGAATAAAAACAAGTAA
- a CDS encoding OsmC family protein, producing MAIEKFEAVVENVAGLKVSCKSRDFEFILDEPKNLGGTDTGMNPVEALLNSLGACKVIVAKSFARLHKIKLKNIRIELEGELDPDGFMGKNPNAKIGFSKITTNFFIEADNTDEEIANFVDFINRTCPVADTIENGPEMISNIIK from the coding sequence ATGGCAATTGAAAAATTTGAAGCAGTTGTAGAAAACGTAGCAGGATTAAAAGTATCATGTAAATCAAGAGATTTTGAATTTATTTTAGATGAACCAAAAAATTTAGGTGGAACTGATACTGGAATGAATCCAGTTGAAGCTTTATTAAACTCTTTAGGTGCTTGTAAAGTGATTGTAGCTAAAAGCTTTGCTAGATTGCATAAAATTAAACTAAAAAATATTCGAATTGAGCTTGAAGGAGAACTTGATCCAGATGGCTTTATGGGAAAAAATCCAAATGCTAAAATTGGTTTCTCAAAAATTACAACTAATTTCTTTATAGAAGCAGATAACACAGATGAAGAAATAGCAAACTTTGTTGATTTTATTAACAGAACTTGTCCAGTAGCAGATACGATTGAAAATGGACCAGAAATGATTTCTAACATTATTAAATAA
- a CDS encoding acyltransferase family protein — protein MEKRENNIDVFKGMAIFFVVLGHISNVPKDVFIYVYSFHVPLFFFCSGYLMYFTRERIMSFQYTKNLFKKVMIPFYLAYLISYFVTLIFEPEKRSYSFLVSFFKGGLLGSHWMDVNNFPFWFLPLFFISVLTFKYLSTFSLKTIMVIGGICFIVSPYAYLLLKNPEENIVWSINVLFPAIFFMIFGFFMNHFKAMEWFNHQMSFFISMICGAAGLVIAFHFPSEILYVENHWYLIGAVLAIIFFIWLNKDNQNSIIRFLGKNSMIILVIHKIINFILVELGFDKFLTSLKLSGIIFAATFSIVIIFLSLLPVLIRTLITRRRAL, from the coding sequence ATGGAAAAAAGAGAAAATAACATAGATGTTTTTAAAGGAATGGCTATCTTTTTTGTTGTACTGGGTCATATTTCTAATGTACCAAAAGATGTCTTTATTTATGTGTACTCATTTCATGTGCCTTTATTCTTTTTTTGTTCTGGTTATTTGATGTATTTTACGAGAGAAAGAATAATGTCTTTTCAGTACACTAAAAATTTATTCAAAAAAGTGATGATACCTTTTTATCTCGCTTATCTTATTTCTTATTTTGTGACACTTATTTTTGAACCAGAAAAAAGAAGTTATTCTTTTTTAGTCTCCTTTTTTAAAGGTGGGCTACTAGGTTCTCATTGGATGGATGTCAATAATTTTCCGTTCTGGTTTTTACCGTTGTTTTTTATTAGTGTTCTTACATTTAAATATCTTTCTACCTTTTCATTAAAAACTATCATGGTAATAGGAGGAATTTGTTTTATTGTATCTCCCTATGCTTACTTATTATTAAAGAACCCTGAAGAAAATATTGTTTGGAGTATCAACGTTTTATTTCCAGCTATCTTTTTTATGATATTTGGTTTTTTTATGAATCATTTTAAAGCAATGGAGTGGTTTAATCATCAAATGAGTTTTTTTATCTCAATGATATGTGGTGCTGCAGGTTTGGTAATTGCTTTTCATTTTCCTTCTGAAATATTGTACGTTGAAAATCACTGGTATTTGATAGGTGCTGTCTTAGCTATCATTTTCTTTATCTGGTTGAATAAAGATAATCAAAATAGTATTATTCGTTTTTTGGGTAAAAACTCAATGATTATTTTAGTCATCCATAAAATTATTAACTTTATTCTAGTTGAGTTAGGATTTGATAAATTTTTAACGAGTTTAAAATTATCTGGGATTATTTTTGCAGCAACTTTTTCAATTGTTATTATTTTTCTCTCTCTTTTACCAGTTCTTATTCGAACTCTAATTACAAGAAGAAGAGCCTTATGA
- a CDS encoding glucose-6-phosphate isomerase, with the protein MSHISFDHSKVEKFIGEHELGYMQAEVSAAHKALREGTGAGSDYLGWIDLPVAYDKDEFARIKESAKKIQSDSEVLVVIGIGGSYLGAKAAIDFLNHSFYNLLDNKERKAPQVFFAGNSISSSYLADLIHIIGDRDFSVNVISKSGTTTEPAIAFRVFKELLIKKYGKEEANKRIYATTDKARGAVKVEADVEGWETFVIPDDIGGRFSVLTAVGLLPIAVTGASIDDLMKGAADARLAYSSEDLAENEAYQYAALRNVLYRKGKVTELLINYEPSLQYFSEWWKQLFGESEGKDQKGIYPSSANFSTDLHSLGQYIQEGRRNIFETVIKVDKARHELTIPEMDQDLDGLGYIQGKEIDFVNTKAFQGTLLAHTDGDVPNFVITIPETDAYTLGYLMYFFEIAVGISGYLNSVNPFDQPGVEAYKKNMFALLGKPGFEDLAKELNERL; encoded by the coding sequence ATGTCTCATATTAGTTTTGATCACTCTAAAGTTGAAAAATTTATTGGTGAACACGAATTAGGGTACATGCAAGCAGAAGTTAGTGCAGCACACAAAGCACTTAGAGAAGGAACTGGTGCTGGTAGCGATTATTTAGGATGGATTGATTTACCTGTTGCTTATGATAAAGATGAATTTGCACGAATCAAAGAATCAGCTAAAAAAATTCAATCAGATTCTGAAGTATTAGTTGTTATTGGAATTGGTGGATCTTACTTAGGAGCTAAGGCAGCTATTGATTTCTTAAATCACTCTTTCTATAACTTACTTGATAATAAAGAAAGAAAAGCACCTCAAGTATTCTTTGCAGGAAACAGCATCAGCTCATCTTACTTAGCTGATTTAATTCATATTATTGGAGACCGTGACTTCTCAGTTAACGTTATCTCTAAATCAGGTACAACTACTGAACCTGCCATTGCTTTTAGAGTGTTTAAAGAATTATTAATTAAAAAATATGGTAAAGAAGAAGCAAACAAACGTATTTATGCAACAACAGATAAAGCACGTGGAGCAGTAAAAGTTGAAGCTGACGTTGAAGGTTGGGAAACATTTGTTATTCCTGATGACATTGGTGGACGTTTCTCTGTTTTAACAGCTGTAGGATTACTTCCAATTGCTGTAACAGGAGCAAGCATTGATGATTTAATGAAAGGTGCCGCAGACGCTCGTCTTGCTTATAGTTCAGAAGACTTAGCAGAAAACGAAGCTTACCAATATGCAGCATTAAGAAATGTTTTATACCGCAAAGGTAAAGTAACTGAATTATTAATTAATTACGAACCAAGCTTACAATATTTCTCAGAATGGTGGAAACAATTATTTGGCGAGTCAGAAGGAAAAGACCAAAAAGGAATTTATCCTTCAAGTGCTAACTTCTCAACTGACTTACATTCTTTAGGTCAATATATCCAAGAAGGACGCCGTAATATCTTTGAAACAGTTATCAAAGTAGATAAAGCTCGTCACGAATTAACTATTCCTGAAATGGATCAAGATTTAGATGGTTTAGGCTATATCCAAGGAAAAGAAATTGATTTTGTTAATACAAAAGCTTTCCAAGGAACATTATTAGCTCATACTGATGGAGACGTTCCAAACTTTGTTATCACAATTCCTGAAACAGATGCATACACATTAGGTTACTTAATGTATTTCTTTGAAATTGCAGTAGGTATCTCAGGCTACTTAAATAGCGTGAATCCATTTGACCAACCAGGTGTGGAGGCGTATAAGAAAAATATGTTCGCACTTTTAGGTAAACCAGGCTTTGAAGACTTAGCTAAAGAGTTAAACGAACGCCTTTAA